A genomic stretch from Canis lupus familiaris isolate Mischka breed German Shepherd chromosome 15, alternate assembly UU_Cfam_GSD_1.0, whole genome shotgun sequence includes:
- the AKR1A1 gene encoding aldo-keto reductase family 1 member A1 (The RefSeq protein has 1 substitution compared to this genomic sequence), with the protein MAASCVLLHTGQKMPLIGLGTWKSDPGQVKAAIMYALSVGYRHIDCAAIYGNEAEIGEALKENVGPGKVVLREELFVTSKLWNTKHHPKDVEPALRKTLADLQLEYLDLYLMHWPYAFERGDNPFPRNADGTIRYDSTHYKETWKALEALVAKGLVRALGLSNFSSRQIDDVLSVASVRPAVLQVECHPYLAQKELIAHCQARGLEVTAYSPLGSSDRAWRDPDEPVLLEEPVVLALAEKYGRSPAQILLRWQVQRKVICIPKSITPSRILQNIQVFDFTFSPDEMKQLDALNKNWRYIVPMLTVDGKRVPRDAGHPLYPFNDPY; encoded by the exons ATGGCGGCTTCATGTGTCCTCCTGCACACTGGGCAGAAGATGCCCCTGATTGGGCTGGGCACCTGGAAGAGTGATCCTGGCCAG GTAAAAGCAGCTATTATGTATGCCCTGAGTGTAGGCTACCGCCACATTGACTGTGCTGCTATCTACGGCAATGAGGCTGAGATCGGGGAGGCCCTGAAGGAGAATGTAGGACCTGGCAAG GTGGTGCTTCGAGAGGAGCTGTTTGTGACTTCTAAGCTGTGGAACACTAAACACCACCCCAAGGATGTGGAGCCTGCCCTCCGGAAGACACTGGCTGACCTCCAGCTGGAGTATTTGGACCTGTACCTGATGCACTGGCCTTATGCCTTTGA GCGGGGAGACAACCCTTTCCCTAAAAATGCCGATGGGACAATCCGCTATGACTCTACCCACTACAAGGAGACCTGGAAAGCTCTGGAGGCACTGGTGGCTAAGGGACTGGTACGAGCACTGGGCCTGTCCAATTTCAGCAGTCGGCAGATCGATGATGTGCTCAGTGTGGCCTCTGTACGCCCAGCTGTCCTGCAG gtgGAATGTCACCCATACTTGGCTCAGAAGGAGCTGATTGCTCATTGCCAAGCACGTGGCCTGGAGGTGACCGCTTATAGCCCTCTGGGATCCTCTGATAGAGCTTGGCGTGATCCTGATGAGCCTGTCCTACTTGAGGAGCCGGTAGTCTTGGCACTGGCTGAAAAGTATGGCCGGTCTCCAGCTCAGATCCTGCTCAG GTGGCAGGTCCAGCGGAAAGTGATCTGCATCCCCAAGAGTATCACACCTTCACGTATTCTCCAGAACATCCAG GTGTTTGACTTCACCTTTAGCCCAGACGAGATGAAGCAGCTAGATGCCCTGAATAAAAATTGGCGATACATTGTGCCCATGCTCACA gTGGATGGGAAGAGGGTCCCGAGAGATGCAGGGCACCCTCTGTACCCCTTTAATGATCCATACTGA